The following proteins are co-located in the Eleginops maclovinus isolate JMC-PN-2008 ecotype Puerto Natales chromosome 23, JC_Emac_rtc_rv5, whole genome shotgun sequence genome:
- the si:ch1073-303k11.2 gene encoding LOW QUALITY PROTEIN: LRRN4 C-terminal-like protein (The sequence of the model RefSeq protein was modified relative to this genomic sequence to represent the inferred CDS: inserted 1 base in 1 codon): protein MTLLCRNLAVLLLFLIASPLPHXHFFTHATPTSAPATRPRIIFLTGFGSEGDHDNDDDDEDDNENHRLPTEVVKSVHNTVVHQAQQLCQYNPCLENQEPCDQISAKTGCLCPGVSGADQRPHSPRIQELVPITQGGDRGKIEIRWCAPSSVVSMYKVVIEGGEVLEFEDSSRRGLVRPIEVGTKVCVEAVNNAGQSIPSEFSCMRYDHPESSNHKLLAGIIGGGVALLLLLIIAAVILWKHQMRKKAKRDSANGLGNPSYSTEGTH from the exons ATGACGTTACTGTGCAGAAACCTGGCCGTGCTTCTCCTTTTTCTGATTGCCTCACCTCTCCCTC TCCACTTCTTTACCCATGCTACCCCTACTTCCGCTCCCGCCACTCGTCCTCGGATAATATTCCTGACTGGATTTGGCTCAGAAGGCGACCAtgacaatgatgatgatgatgaggatgataaTGAAAACCACAGACTCCCTACTGAAGTGGTGAAGTCTGTGCACAACACCGTCGTCCATCAGGCACAGCAGCTCTGCCAATACAACCCCTGCTTGGAGAATCAGGAGCCCTGTGACCAGATTTCAGCAAAGACTGGGTGCCTCTGTCCAGGGGTCAGCGGGGCGGATCAGCGTCCTCATTCACCACGCATCCAAGAGCTGGTGCCAATCACTCAAGGGGGTGATAGAGGGAAAATAGAGATCAGGTGGTGTGCTCCATCTTCTGTGGTGTCTATGTACAAAGTGGTGATAGAGGGAGGTGAAGTCCTAGAGTTTGAGGATAGTTCCAGACGAGGTTTGGTCAGACCTATAGAAGTTGGGACTAAGGTGTGTGTAGAAGCGGTGAACAATGCAGGACAAAGCATCCCCTCAGAGTTCTCCTGTATGCGGTATGACCACCCTGAATCTTCTAACCATAAACTGTTGGCCGGGATTATTGGAGGAGGAGTCGCCCTCCTGCTTTTACTAATCATAGCAGCTGTGATCCTCTGGAAGCATCAAATGCGTAAAAAGGCAAAGAGAGACTCTGCTAATGGACTGGGAAATCCTTCTTACAGCACAGAGGGGACTCACTGA